Proteins from one Sphingobium herbicidovorans genomic window:
- a CDS encoding error-prone DNA polymerase, whose protein sequence is MARYVELQVTSHFSFLRGASSPEQLFSAAALMGHKALGLADWGSVAGVVRGWEAQKATQVRMIAGTRVDLTDDRALLVYPTDRSAWSRLTRLLSLGKARGGKGRCLLDWADVANHAEGMIAILVPDMPDSGTLASLTDLRDVFGRRGYMTLSLRRRPDDLARLHALNAMARQVGVRGVATGDILYHTPEVRPLQDVMTAIREGTTIERLGFKRERHMDRNLKSPEEMERRFSAFPDAIQASADIADQCRFDLGEIQYQYPYEQVMEGQTAQQALTALTDAAAQRMFPNDLPKAYRDQIDHELRLIDLLGYAPYFLTVHAIVAESRRRGILCQGRGSAANSCVCFMLGITSIDPIQHELLFERFVSGERKEPPDIDVDFEHERREEIIQWIYETYSRTRSALTAVVTRYRTRGAVAEVGKALGLPRDLTKMLTGLVWGWSMDGIAQEQIKSLNLNADDHRLNLTLELSRQLIGTPRHLSQHPGGFVLTQERLDDLVPIEPARMEDRQIIEWDKDDIDALKFMKVDVLGLGMLGCMNRAFNLLEEHKGIKIGMADLQHDDPAVYAMIQRADTLGVFQIESRAQMSMLPRIKPREFYDLVIEVAIVRPGPIQGDMVHPYLRRREGKEQPEYPKEELKAVLKKTLGVPLFQEQAMKVAIVGAGFTPAEADQLRRAMATFKLTGGVSHFYDKLVNGMVSRGYPRDFAERTFKQIEGFGSYGFPESHAASFAKIAYASSWMKHHHPDVFCAALLNAQPMGFYAPAQIVRDARAHGVEVRPVSINHSHWDCTLEQTRGRYKAVRLGFRQVRGLADLHAAAIVAARGPAPFESVEEAWRRARVPRVAIERLAEADAFACIAHDRRQGLWRVKGLGEAPLPLFAAADEREGRFSAEGQEAQVALRQMAEGREVVEDYRSLQLSLRAHPLSFLRPQLDQMNIVRCADLRSIRDGRNVEVAGVILVRQRPGSAKGVLFVTIEDESGVAQGILWPDRFEIYRRQVMSSSMIAMRGRLQKEGEVIHMICDRIIDHDEMLRSVGRTDFSVTPGRGDGASHGGGPDPRSTALPRGRTLPSPRCATAADQAEILPIRSHDFH, encoded by the coding sequence TGGGGCAGTGTCGCTGGCGTGGTGCGGGGATGGGAGGCGCAGAAGGCGACCCAAGTCCGGATGATCGCGGGCACGCGCGTGGATCTCACCGACGACCGCGCCCTGCTGGTTTATCCGACTGATCGATCCGCCTGGTCGCGCCTGACCCGGCTGCTCTCGCTCGGCAAGGCACGCGGCGGCAAAGGCCGCTGCCTGCTCGACTGGGCCGATGTCGCAAACCATGCCGAAGGCATGATTGCCATCCTGGTGCCGGACATGCCAGACAGCGGCACGCTCGCCAGTCTTACTGATCTGCGCGATGTCTTTGGCCGCCGCGGCTATATGACGCTGTCGCTGCGCCGTCGGCCCGACGATCTCGCGCGCCTTCACGCGCTTAACGCCATGGCGCGGCAGGTGGGGGTGCGTGGCGTCGCCACCGGCGACATTCTCTATCACACGCCCGAAGTCAGGCCGCTCCAGGATGTCATGACAGCGATCCGCGAGGGCACAACCATCGAACGGCTGGGGTTCAAGCGCGAACGCCATATGGACCGCAACCTGAAGTCTCCCGAGGAGATGGAGCGGCGTTTTTCCGCTTTCCCAGACGCGATCCAGGCCAGCGCCGATATCGCTGACCAATGCCGGTTCGATCTTGGCGAGATCCAGTATCAATATCCCTACGAGCAGGTGATGGAGGGGCAAACCGCGCAGCAGGCTCTCACGGCGCTCACGGATGCAGCGGCCCAGCGCATGTTCCCGAACGACCTGCCAAAAGCCTATCGCGACCAGATCGATCATGAGTTGCGGCTGATCGACCTGCTGGGCTACGCGCCCTATTTCCTGACGGTCCATGCGATCGTGGCGGAGAGCCGACGGCGCGGCATTCTCTGCCAGGGGCGCGGCTCTGCAGCCAACAGCTGCGTCTGCTTCATGCTCGGCATCACCTCGATCGACCCAATCCAGCATGAGCTGCTGTTCGAGCGCTTTGTCTCAGGCGAGCGCAAGGAGCCGCCCGACATCGATGTCGATTTCGAGCATGAGCGGCGCGAGGAAATAATCCAGTGGATCTATGAGACTTACAGCCGCACCCGTTCGGCGCTGACGGCGGTCGTCACGCGCTACCGCACGCGCGGCGCGGTGGCTGAGGTCGGCAAGGCGCTGGGCCTGCCGCGCGATCTCACCAAGATGCTCACCGGCCTTGTCTGGGGCTGGTCGATGGACGGGATTGCCCAAGAGCAGATCAAGAGCCTCAACTTGAATGCCGATGATCATCGGCTGAATCTCACGCTGGAGCTTTCGCGTCAGCTAATCGGCACGCCGCGGCATCTGTCGCAGCATCCTGGGGGCTTCGTGCTGACGCAGGAGCGGCTCGACGATCTCGTGCCCATCGAGCCCGCGCGCATGGAAGACCGACAGATCATCGAGTGGGACAAGGATGATATCGATGCTTTGAAGTTCATGAAGGTCGATGTGCTGGGCCTCGGCATGCTCGGCTGCATGAACCGCGCCTTCAACCTGCTGGAGGAGCATAAGGGCATCAAAATCGGCATGGCTGATCTCCAGCATGATGATCCCGCCGTCTATGCCATGATCCAGCGCGCCGACACTCTGGGCGTCTTCCAGATCGAAAGCCGGGCGCAGATGTCGATGCTGCCGCGGATCAAGCCACGAGAGTTTTACGATCTGGTGATCGAGGTGGCGATCGTCCGCCCGGGTCCGATCCAGGGCGACATGGTCCATCCCTATCTTCGCCGACGGGAAGGCAAGGAGCAGCCTGAGTATCCCAAGGAAGAACTGAAGGCCGTGCTCAAGAAGACGCTGGGGGTGCCGCTGTTCCAGGAGCAGGCGATGAAGGTGGCGATCGTTGGCGCGGGGTTCACGCCTGCTGAGGCTGACCAGCTGCGCCGCGCCATGGCGACGTTCAAGCTGACTGGCGGGGTCAGCCATTTCTACGACAAGCTGGTGAACGGCATGGTCTCGCGGGGTTATCCCAGAGACTTTGCCGAGCGCACCTTCAAGCAGATCGAGGGCTTTGGCAGCTATGGTTTTCCCGAGAGCCATGCGGCAAGCTTTGCCAAGATCGCCTACGCCTCTTCCTGGATGAAGCATCACCATCCTGACGTCTTCTGTGCGGCGCTACTCAACGCTCAGCCCATGGGCTTCTATGCGCCGGCGCAGATCGTGCGGGATGCTCGGGCCCACGGCGTCGAGGTGCGACCGGTCTCAATCAACCACAGCCATTGGGACTGTACGCTCGAGCAAACGCGCGGCCGCTACAAGGCGGTGCGGCTGGGTTTCCGGCAGGTGCGCGGCCTTGCCGATCTTCATGCCGCGGCGATTGTCGCTGCGCGAGGACCAGCGCCGTTCGAGAGCGTTGAGGAGGCGTGGCGCCGCGCGCGCGTGCCCCGCGTCGCGATCGAGCGACTGGCGGAGGCCGATGCCTTTGCCTGCATCGCACACGACCGGCGGCAGGGGCTCTGGAGGGTGAAGGGCCTTGGCGAAGCTCCGCTGCCGCTTTTTGCCGCAGCTGACGAGCGGGAGGGGAGGTTTTCAGCGGAAGGACAGGAGGCGCAGGTTGCCCTGCGGCAGATGGCTGAGGGGCGGGAGGTGGTGGAGGATTATCGCTCGCTCCAGCTGTCGCTGCGCGCGCATCCGCTGAGCTTCCTGCGGCCGCAGCTCGACCAGATGAACATCGTGCGCTGCGCGGATCTGCGCTCGATCCGGGATGGGCGCAATGTTGAGGTTGCGGGCGTCATTCTGGTGCGGCAGCGGCCGGGATCGGCCAAGGGCGTGTTGTTCGTGACGATCGAGGATGAAAGTGGCGTGGCGCAGGGCATTCTCTGGCCTGACCGGTTCGAGATCTACCGGCGGCAGGTCATGTCATCGTCTATGATCGCCATGCGCGGGCGCCTACAGAAGGAAGGCGAGGTCATCCACATGATCTGCGATCGGATCATCGATCATGATGAGATGCTCCGCTCGGTTGGACGCACGGACTTTAGCGTCACGCCGGGGCGCGGCGATGGCGCCAGCCATGGCGGTGGACCTGATCCGCGCAGCACAGCCTTGCCGCGAGGGCGCACGCTTCCCTCCCCGCGCTGCGCGACTGCGGCCGATCAGGCTGAGATCCTGCCGATCCGCAGTCATGATTTCCATTGA